One Setaria viridis chromosome 3, Setaria_viridis_v4.0, whole genome shotgun sequence DNA window includes the following coding sequences:
- the LOC117850441 gene encoding receptor-like protein kinase ANXUR1: MAARRGVLLAVVIAVEVVVLAAAEKYKPPESILVNCGSAKEGLDADGRKWMTDQDSKWLIDGGKSSIMADADVQDPSLPSPVPYMSARVFTKETVYNFSVDETDRHWLRLHFYPAAYHGLPAEQFFFSVSTSTGITLLRNFSVYITAKALSQAYIIREFTLPPVTGGALSLTFTPTAMNNASYAFVNGIEIISMPNIFSDPATMVGFADQTVDTVAGSLQTMYRLNVGGSYIAPANDSGLSRDWYDDTPYLYGAAVGVTYQANETDKLKFPTPEAEYGAPSSLYLNSRSMGPDPKVNQNYNLTWVFEVDSNFTYVVRLHFCELIRTKVNQRVFDIYINNKTAQADADVIGWTTEKDVPVYKDYATFMPDTPGDKILWVALHPSVSMKPEFYDALLNGLEIFKMSDSTGNLAGPNPDPSKMLEEAEMELTQGKFKDKPNHLKAAVIGGAAGGAAAFGIVAAICVVAYQSKKRRALGTSVSHSSGWLPVYGGNSHTNASKSSGGKSAALNPNITAMCRHFSFPEIKAATKNFDESLVIGVGGFGKVYRGVVDGDTKVAIKRSNPSSEQGVLEFQTEIEMLSKLRHKHLVSLIGCCEDDGEMILVYDYMAHGTLREHLYKTGKPALSWRQRLEITIGAARGLHYLHTGAKYTIIHRDVKTTNILVDENWVAKVSDFGLSKTGPTTAMQTHVSTMVKGSFGYLDPEYFRRQQLTEKSDVYSFGVVLFEVLCARPALNPSLPREQVSLADHAMSCQRKGTLQDIMDPLLKGKIAPDCLKKYAETAEKCLADHGVDRPSMGDVLWNLEFALQMQDTFENGGKPEDEGSVGASSTVSAADSMAASAAALELISEDMDEEDIANSVVFSQLVHPTGR, encoded by the coding sequence ATGGCAGCCCGTCGTGGCGTCTTGCTCGCCGTCGTCATTGCAGTCGAGGTGGTCGTTCTCGCTGCCGCAGAGAAGTACAAGCCCCCGGAGTCCATACTGGTCAACTGCGGGTCGGCGAAGGAGGGCCTGGACGCTGACGGGAGAAAATGGATGACCGACCAGGACAGCAAGTGGCTCATCGACGGCGGCAAATCATCCATCATGGCTGACGCGGATGTCCAGGACCCGTCGCTTCCGTCGCCCGTGCCGTACATGTCAGCGCGGGTGTTCACCAAGGAGACCGTATACAACTTCTCCGTCGACGAAACGGACAGGCACTGGCTGCGGCTCCACTTCTACCCGGCGGCCTACCACGGCCTCCCCGCGGAGCAGTTTTTCTTCTCGGTGTCCACGTCCACCGGCATCACGCTGCTCCGCAACTTCAGCGTGTACATCACCGCCAAGGCGCTCAGCCAGGCATACATCATCAGGGAGTTCACGCTGCCGCCGGTGACGGGCGGCGCGCTGTCGCTCACCTTCACACCGACCGCGATGAACAACGCGTCCTACGCCTTCGTCAACGGTATCGAGATCATCTCCATGCCGAACATCTTCAGCGACCCTGCCACGATGGTGGGCTTCGCCGACCAGACCGTCGACACCGTCGCGGGCAGCCTGCAGACCATGTACAGGCTCAACGTCGGCGGGTCGTACATCGCCCCGGCGAACGACTCCGGGCTATCGCGAGATTGGTACGATGACACGCCTTACCTCTACGGAGCCGCCGTCGGTGTGACATACCAAGCCAATGAAACGGATAAGCTGAAGTTTCCAACCCCCGAGGCAGAGTACGGGGCTCCGTCGAGCCTCTACCTCAACAGCCGGTCGATGGGCCCTGACCCGAAGGTGAACCAGAACTACAACCTGACATGGGTGTTCGAGGTGGACAGCAACTTCACGTACGTCGTTCGGCTCCACTTCTGCGAGCTGATTCGCACCAAGGTGAACCAACGGGTGTTCGATATCTACATCAACAACAAGACGGCTCAGGCAGACGCCGACGTCATCGGGTGGACGACAGAAAAGGATGTGCCCGTGTACAAGGACTACGCGACATTCATGCCCGATACTCCCGGTGATAAGATCCTCTGGGTCGCGCTGCACCCTTCCGTGTCGATGAAGCCAGAGTTCTACGACGCCCTGCTCAACGGTCTCGAGATATTCAAGATGAGCGACAGCACTGGCAACCTCGCCGGCCCAAATCCCGACCCGTCCAAGATGCTCGAGGAAGCGGAGATGGAGCTGACACAAGGGAAGTTCAAGGACAAGCCCAACCACCTCAAGGCCGCGGTGATTGGAGGcgcggctggcggcgcggcggccttcGGGATCGTCGCGGCCATCTGTGTCGTGGCGTACCAGTCGAAGAAGAGGCGGGCGCTGGGCACTAGCGTCTCGCATTCCTCGGGATGGCTGCCGGTGTACGGCGGAAACTCGCACACCAACGCCAGCAAATCGTCTGGCGGCAAGAGCGCGGCGCTCAACCCGAACATCACCGCCATGTGCCGGCACTTCTCGTTTCCGGAGATCAAGGCGGCGACCAAGAACTTCGACGAGTCTCTGGTGATTGGCGTGGGCGGGTTCGGCAAGGTGTACCGTGGTGTCGTCGACGGCGACACCAAGGTGGCTATCAAGCGGAGCAACCCGTCGTCCGAGCAGGGCGTCCTGGAATTCCAGACCGAGATCGAGATGCTCTCCAAGCTCCGGCACAAGCACCTCGTGTCGCTCATTGGCTGctgcgaggacgacggcgagatGATCCTCGTGTACGACTACATGGCGCACGGCACGCTCCGGGAGCATCTGTACAAGACCGGCAAGCCGGCGCTGTCGTGGCGGCAGCGTCTCGAGATCACCATCGGTGCCGCGCGGGGCCTGCACTACCTCCATACCGGCGCCAAGTACACCATCATTCACCGCGACGTCAAGACGACCAACATTCTGGTTGATGAGAACTGGGTGGCCAAGGTCTCCGACTTCGGTCTGTCCAAGACTGGCCCCACGACAGCCATGCAGACTCACGTCAGCACCATGGTGAAGGGAAGCTTCGGCTACCTCGACCCGGAATACttccggcggcagcagctcaCGGAGAAGTCCGACGTCTACTCCTTCGGCGTCGTGCTCTTCGAGGTGCTCTGCGCGCGGCCTGCGCTGAACCCGAGCCTGCCAAGGGAGCAGGTCAGCCTGGCCGACCACGCCATGAGCTGCCAGAGGAAGGGAACGCTCCAGGACATCATGGACCCGCTGCTGAAGGGAAAGATAGCGCCGGACTGCCTGAAGAAGTACGCGGAGACAGCGGAGAAGTGCCTGGCAGACCACGGCGTCGACCGGCCGTCGATGGGCGACGTGCTATGGAACCTCGAGTTCGCGCTGCAGATGCAGGACACCTTCGAGAACGGCGGTAAGCCAGAGGACGAGGGCAGCGTGGGCGCCAGCAGCACCGTCTCTGCGGCCGACAGCATggctgcctccgccgcggcgctcgaGCTGATCAGCGAGGACATGGACGAGGAGGACATTGCCAACAGCGTGGTGTTCTCGCAGCTCGTTCACCCAACCGGCCGGTGA